A genomic region of Chryseobacterium sp. KACC 21268 contains the following coding sequences:
- a CDS encoding G-D-S-L family lipolytic protein, whose protein sequence is MKKLYISTVAATLLLAASCQNDFENSTEDVVVTAGDANFSNYVALGNSLTSGYRDGALYVDGQTESYPNMLSSQMRLAGGGDFKQPLMADNNGGLLLTTPNGNVQIADTKRIITGFSAGSPVITFANENKASTVVNTVLTGPFNNMGVPGAKVSHLLAPGYGNVQGILAKTANPYFVRFASSPTTSVIQDFLTQKPTFFTLWIGNNDALLYALAGADDSVETLTPVANFEQYYNVLISQIKTSGAKGAIANIPNVTSIPSLTTVPYNPLTASLLGKGDVNVGNATIDNLNASLYGPLSQILTALGAGDRIKPLSKTATNPLLMVDETLPDLSLQITGAALQSGNATLVALAPYLGATYGRARQTRSTDLIPLTTPGAIGTVATLPPGIPASLAARGVSYPFEDRYILTRTEATTIDSAINSYNNVIKTAATAGGYAFVDANAKMIELNSTSGIQYDGVKYSAKFVTGGSFSLDGVHLTGRGYAIVANEFLKAINSKYRSNLPMISPNSYSGIKFP, encoded by the coding sequence ATGAAAAAATTATATATATCAACCGTAGCTGCAACTCTATTACTAGCGGCAAGCTGTCAAAATGATTTTGAAAACAGTACAGAAGATGTGGTTGTAACAGCTGGAGACGCTAATTTCTCTAACTATGTAGCTTTAGGAAACTCTTTGACATCCGGCTACAGAGATGGTGCATTATATGTTGACGGACAGACTGAATCCTATCCTAATATGCTTTCTTCACAGATGAGATTAGCAGGCGGAGGAGACTTCAAGCAGCCTCTGATGGCGGACAACAACGGCGGACTTCTATTGACAACACCAAATGGAAATGTTCAAATTGCAGATACAAAAAGAATTATCACAGGATTTAGTGCAGGTTCTCCAGTAATTACTTTTGCAAACGAAAATAAAGCCAGCACAGTAGTAAATACTGTACTTACTGGACCTTTTAATAATATGGGTGTTCCAGGCGCGAAGGTTTCACATTTGTTAGCACCAGGGTACGGTAATGTACAAGGTATCCTTGCAAAAACAGCAAATCCATATTTTGTCAGATTTGCATCTAGTCCTACCACTTCAGTTATTCAGGACTTTTTAACTCAGAAGCCAACCTTTTTCACTTTATGGATTGGAAATAACGATGCACTTCTATATGCACTTGCAGGAGCAGATGACAGCGTTGAAACTCTGACTCCAGTTGCAAATTTTGAACAGTATTATAATGTATTAATATCTCAAATAAAAACTTCTGGCGCAAAAGGTGCAATTGCAAACATCCCAAATGTTACATCAATTCCATCTCTTACCACAGTGCCTTACAATCCACTCACGGCAAGTCTTCTAGGAAAAGGAGACGTGAACGTTGGTAATGCAACAATTGATAATCTTAATGCAAGCTTATATGGTCCGTTGAGTCAAATTTTAACAGCTTTGGGTGCCGGCGACAGAATTAAGCCGCTATCCAAAACAGCTACAAATCCTTTGTTGATGGTTGATGAAACACTTCCAGACCTGAGCTTACAAATCACAGGTGCAGCTTTGCAATCCGGAAATGCAACATTGGTAGCATTGGCACCATACTTAGGAGCTACTTACGGACGTGCAAGACAAACAAGATCTACGGATCTAATCCCATTGACGACACCTGGAGCCATTGGGACAGTTGCAACTCTTCCACCAGGGATTCCTGCAAGTTTAGCAGCTAGAGGAGTTTCTTACCCATTCGAAGACAGATACATATTAACTAGAACAGAGGCTACAACAATAGATAGCGCAATCAACAGCTACAACAATGTGATCAAAACAGCAGCAACAGCTGGAGGCTATGCTTTCGTAGATGCTAATGCAAAAATGATTGAGCTGAATTCTACTTCAGGAATCCAATATGATGGGGTGAAATATAGCGCCAAGTTCGTTACCGGAGGATCATTCTCATTAGATGGCGTACATCTTACAGGCCG